Within the Nocardioides aurantiacus genome, the region TGCAGCTGATCCTCGCGTGGGCGGGCGTCGTGGCCCTCGCGCCGGTCCTCTCGCTGCCGGCGGACTGGGTGCGCGTCGCCGCTCGTGCCGCGCTGGTGCCCACCTGGTTCCTGGCGGTCTACCTGGTCGTCGTCGCCCTCACCCCCCTCTGTCTCGCGGCGTGGGACCGCTGGCGATGGCGCTCCGTGCTCGGTCTCGCTGCCGGGGCCGCCGTGCTGGACCTCGTCGGCGTCGTCACCGGGCACACCTGGTGGAGCGCCCCCAACGTCGCGCTCGTCTGGCTCGGCTGCCACCAGCTGGGCCTGGCCTGGCGCGAGGGCCGCGTCCCACGGCCGCGGGTCCTGGCGCTGGCCCTCGCGGGATGCGCGGGCCTGCTGCTGGTGCTCGTCACCTGGGGCCCGTACGCCGTGTCGATGGTCGGCCTGCGCGGCTTCGGCACGGACAACACGGTGCCGCCCCACGTCACGCTGCTGCTCCTGGGCACGGCGCAGGCGTGCCTGGTCCTGCTCGCCGATCCCTGGCTCGACCGTGCCTGCTCGCACCCGTTGGTATGGGTCTGCGTGGTCGCCGTCGAGACGCGCGCCATGACCGTCTACCTGTGGCACATGACCGCCCTGGGCCTGGTGGCCGGCGCCTCCGTGGCCTCGGGCGGCCTCGGGCTGGGCCCGAGGCCGGACAGTGCGGCGTGGTGGTGGTCCCGGCCTGCCTGGATCCTCGCCCTCGCCGCGACTACCGCCGTGCTCGTGGCTGCCACCGGGCGGTGGGAGACCCCACTGCCACCGGCGACGACCCGACGGGTGGCACCGGCGCTGCCGTGGGCGGCCATCGTCGTGGCCAGTGCATGCCTGGGGCTGCTGGCACGGGAGGTGCCCACCGAGCGACCCTGGCTGGCGGCCGCGCTGCTGCTCGGTCCGGTGCTCGCCCACCAGGCCCTGCACGGCGCCGCGGGACGAGACCCGCGTGGACGCTCGCACCACCGGGACGGGTCGGGGGTCCTCGACCCACGGGACTCCGGTCCCTCCCCGAGAACCCCGCCGCGGTCCACGCTCGCACCATGAGCCCACCCACGTCGTCGGTGACGCACGAGCTGGTCCGCACAGCCTGCCTCGCACCCAGCGTCCACAACTCGCAACCGTGGTCCTGGCGGATCCCCGCCCCGGACGTCGTCGAGCTCTACGCCGACCGGTCACGTCAGCTCGCCGACACCGACCCCCTGGGTCGTGAGCTGCGGCTCAGCTGCGGTGCGGCACTGCACCACCTCACGGTGGCGGCTCGCGCGTTCGGGTTCGAGCCCCACGTCGAGGTGGTGCTGGAGGCAGACCGGTCCACCGATCTCCTGGCCCGGACGTCCCTGGTCCCGGCCCAGGCGACCGAGACCGACGTGACGCTGCTCGCAGCGCTCGAGAACCGGGTGACCGACCGTCGCGCCTTCACCGACTGGGAGGTGCCCCTCCCGCGGCTCGTGCACCTCGCGGACGAGACGACGCCCTGGGGTGCGCACGCGCGCGTCCTCCACGAGACGGGCGAGGTGCAGCGGACCGAGGCACTGCTGGAGGAGGCCCGACGCGGCCTCCTCACCGACACGACCCTGGGGGCGGAGCAGCAGGCGTGGCTCGACCGAGGCCCCCACGACGGCGTTCCGAGCGACAGCGCACGCCCGCGGCAGCGCGACGCCGACCCCGCCCGGCCCACCCGCTTCGACCGGTGGACCGTGCCTCCCCATGCGTCCTCACCGGGTGGAGCACCGGAGCCCGAGCAGGGCCGCCTGCTGGGTGTGTACACCGCCGCCGACGACCCGCTCGCCTGGTTGCGGTCGGGCATGGCCTTGAGTGCCGTGTGGCTCGAGGCGACGCGACAGGGTCTGGCTGTCGCACCGCAGACCCACGCGCTCGAGCAGCCCCGGCTGCGCTCGCAGCTGCGTCACGACGTCTTCGACGACCTCGGGTGGCCCCAGGTCGTGCTGCGGGTCGGATGGCCGCAGTCGCGTCACCACCTGCTCCCCCACACCCCCCGGCGCCCGCTGTCCGAGGTCGTGCGTGCCTGAGCCACCGGGCCAGAGGTCCCTGGTGAGCCCCGCGGCACGACGCCACAGTGGAGCGATGGCCGACCCCGTCCGTCGCGTCGCTCGCGATCCGGTGACGCGCGCCCGAGGGCACCGCGCCGCGCTGCGGGCCCTGGCCACCCGGCTGTCCGAGGAGTACGCCGACGTGGCCACGCCCGGCCGGGTCGTCGCGGCGGCCCACCGGGCCGACCGGGCGTGCCGCGCCTCGGGAGATGGCGGTCTCGCTGACGTCGAGGAGCGCCTGCGCACGCTCCTGGACGCGTTGCGGAGTCGACGGGACCTCCTCCCCCGGGTCCGTCTCCCCGCGCCCGTGGTGCCCCACCCGCGGCGCGCCACCCCGGACCCGTGAGCGCACCTGGTCCTGCGCCCTCGCGCACGCCCGTCGCTCCACCGGCCCGGTGGCCGACCTCCGTCGTGCTGCTCGTCCTGGTCGCCCAGGACCGCTCGGACCCGCTGGTCGGGCGCGAGCTGGCTGCGCATGCGCGGCACGACGGGCTCGTCGTACGGGCGCACCGCCGCCGCGAGGACGTCCCGGCGGGGCCGGTCGGTGTCGAGCACGGACGCAGACCCCCACGGCTCGAGGCGAGCGTCCCACGTCGCGGCGATCCGCGGGCTCGCGTCCGACACCGTCCCGGCGGCGCTCACCAGGGTCCGTCCCGCCACCCGACGACGAGACCCACCCCCGCGCGACGTAGGT harbors:
- a CDS encoding acyltransferase family protein, coding for MPSRNRTVDLVRVGSILVVVAGHWLMQGLWVDETHHLHRRGLLELATWTHPLTWLLQVMPLVFLVGGFANGTSWSSARSRGVPYGAWLAHRAARLTRPMVQLILAWAGVVALAPVLSLPADWVRVAARAALVPTWFLAVYLVVVALTPLCLAAWDRWRWRSVLGLAAGAAVLDLVGVVTGHTWWSAPNVALVWLGCHQLGLAWREGRVPRPRVLALALAGCAGLLLVLVTWGPYAVSMVGLRGFGTDNTVPPHVTLLLLGTAQACLVLLADPWLDRACSHPLVWVCVVAVETRAMTVYLWHMTALGLVAGASVASGGLGLGPRPDSAAWWWSRPAWILALAATTAVLVAATGRWETPLPPATTRRVAPALPWAAIVVASACLGLLAREVPTERPWLAAALLLGPVLAHQALHGAAGRDPRGRSHHRDGSGVLDPRDSGPSPRTPPRSTLAP
- a CDS encoding Acg family FMN-binding oxidoreductase, giving the protein MSPPTSSVTHELVRTACLAPSVHNSQPWSWRIPAPDVVELYADRSRQLADTDPLGRELRLSCGAALHHLTVAARAFGFEPHVEVVLEADRSTDLLARTSLVPAQATETDVTLLAALENRVTDRRAFTDWEVPLPRLVHLADETTPWGAHARVLHETGEVQRTEALLEEARRGLLTDTTLGAEQQAWLDRGPHDGVPSDSARPRQRDADPARPTRFDRWTVPPHASSPGGAPEPEQGRLLGVYTAADDPLAWLRSGMALSAVWLEATRQGLAVAPQTHALEQPRLRSQLRHDVFDDLGWPQVVLRVGWPQSRHHLLPHTPRRPLSEVVRA